From Sulfuracidifex tepidarius, one genomic window encodes:
- a CDS encoding zinc ribbon domain-containing protein encodes MDKTFNGVNVNLQALAQSIDFYLQGKGYHTQNFVSGNSAVVQAKKTGILRTIFGANRAFTVRMSSGMGSLNVNIGLADWIVGTDVAEDVIAYLVLTPLAVVEGIEEIWNLEIERQVMSEIERLVYSGQVNMYGNNPYGSNQQFNNPYGYGTQNPYQQPYQQNPYQPSYQQPYRQSTCPSCSSPLPPNARFCPSCGYRLF; translated from the coding sequence ATGGACAAGACATTCAACGGAGTTAATGTTAACCTCCAAGCCTTGGCTCAAAGCATAGATTTTTATCTGCAGGGAAAAGGCTACCACACTCAGAACTTCGTAAGCGGGAACTCTGCCGTGGTTCAAGCTAAGAAGACCGGGATCCTGAGGACTATATTTGGAGCTAATAGGGCTTTCACCGTAAGGATGAGCAGTGGGATGGGATCTTTGAACGTCAACATAGGTTTAGCTGACTGGATAGTAGGCACTGACGTGGCAGAAGACGTTATAGCGTACCTAGTCTTAACCCCTCTTGCTGTAGTCGAGGGAATTGAAGAGATTTGGAACTTGGAGATAGAGAGACAAGTTATGAGTGAAATAGAAAGGCTTGTGTATTCTGGACAGGTAAACATGTACGGCAATAACCCTTACGGCAGCAATCAGCAGTTCAATAACCCTTACGGTTACGGAACTCAAAACCCTTATCAGCAGCCTTATCAGCAAAACCCTTATCAACCATCCTATCAACAGCCATACCGTCAGTCAACATGCCCTTCATGCTCATCTCCTTTACCACCTAATGCTAGGTTCTGTCCATCCTGCGGGTACAGGCTCTTCTAA
- a CDS encoding tetratricopeptide repeat protein: MDIAYIEDLVYYGKYDVALPLILREEKEEKSAELEFLKGICLRETGDPIGAISCFKEAESMGMENRKRLYHEIAWTYLKMGKREEAIEALKKVEDPEVLVEEAEIFEESGDVNKAEEIVDSLLSSSPSLNAYLKKAQIMVRRGDMDGAIKLLREVKDERADVIANFLEIVSGRSSSMKGNENFLPYVVGLSISYAMRGELDKAEDEAKRAVSLDPYSPLLHTVYGVILLLRGKDGDDELRKGKEWREPSYMKEGISMEGIKFLIDEMMRDLVG; encoded by the coding sequence ATGGACATTGCATATATAGAGGATCTGGTCTATTACGGGAAATACGACGTAGCTCTACCCTTGATTCTAAGGGAAGAGAAAGAGGAGAAGTCGGCAGAGCTGGAATTCTTGAAAGGCATTTGCCTCAGAGAGACAGGGGACCCCATCGGAGCTATTTCCTGTTTCAAAGAAGCCGAGTCCATGGGTATGGAGAACAGGAAGAGGCTCTACCACGAAATAGCTTGGACTTACCTTAAGATGGGGAAAAGGGAAGAGGCAATAGAAGCGCTCAAAAAGGTAGAGGACCCTGAAGTCTTGGTGGAGGAAGCCGAGATTTTCGAGGAGTCGGGAGACGTGAACAAGGCAGAGGAAATAGTAGATTCTTTGCTGAGCTCTTCACCGTCCCTTAATGCATATCTCAAGAAAGCACAGATCATGGTGAGGCGTGGAGACATGGACGGGGCAATAAAGTTGCTCAGGGAGGTGAAAGACGAGAGGGCTGACGTAATAGCTAACTTCCTCGAGATAGTTTCAGGGAGATCGAGCTCCATGAAGGGAAACGAGAATTTTCTACCATACGTTGTAGGACTGTCTATCTCTTACGCTATGAGGGGAGAGCTTGATAAAGCAGAGGACGAGGCTAAGAGGGCAGTCTCACTCGATCCTTACTCTCCTCTTTTGCACACAGTTTACGGGGTAATCCTCCTCCTCCGCGGTAAAGACGGGGACGACGAGTTAAGGAAGGGAAAGGAATGGAGGGAGCCCTCTTACATGAAGGAAGGAATTAGCATGGAAGGAATTAAGTTTCTAATTGACGAAATGATGAGAGACTTGGTCGGCTGA